In the genome of Quercus robur chromosome 3, dhQueRobu3.1, whole genome shotgun sequence, one region contains:
- the LOC126719872 gene encoding GDSL esterase/lipase 4-like, producing MTPEEANPCVEEVTSITKLHNKALPKALKKLESELKGLKYSIADFYTFLSERIDNPSKYGFKEGKIACCGTGPYNGIYSCGGKRADGPKYELCRNISDYVFFDAPHPSEKAYQQFAELIWSGSPNVIRPHSLKELFDH from the exons ATGACACCAGAAGAAGCCAATCCATGCGTGGAGGAAGTAACATCAATTACGAAACTACACAATAAAGCACTTCCTAAAGCCCTTAAGAAGCTAGAGAGTGAACTGAAAGGACTCAAATATTCAATAGCCGATTTCTACACTTTTCTTAGTGAAAGAATAGATAATCCTTCAAAATATG GTTTTAAAGAAGGGAAGATTGCATGCTGTGGAACTGGTCCATATAATGGAATTTATAGTTGCGGAGGAAAGAGAGCAGATGGCCCAAAGTACGAATTATGTAGGAACATTAGTGACTATGTGTTCTTTGATGCTCCTCATCCTTCCGAAAAAGCCTACCAGCAATTCGCAGAGCTGATTTGGAGTGGAAGTCCCAATGTCATACGACCTCATAGTCTCAAAGAGTTGTTTGATCACTGA